A single region of the Maniola jurtina chromosome 6, ilManJurt1.1, whole genome shotgun sequence genome encodes:
- the LOC123866082 gene encoding paternally-expressed gene 3 protein-like isoform X4: MTAKGRAVGPSASLHGRWPPPKLIPTPAPCDYEPGRSIRAVLDHAPAFSIGLRVSIPQAGSKTPAPNVYSMPPVLGEAREGNKRAAPAFSITGRAKTIESKTPMPGPGTYTTDKAATVITKRPPAYTMAPRRELKPPTATVPGPGVYCPEKADAILREKSPKFSLSSKIKIEKIEQVPAPNAYNPQKADGLLREKSPAYSFRTKSEIVKVHDAPAPNVYTPEKSLHALKNGPKYTLAGKGLAEKHEVTPAPNSYNPQKADKLLHESSPSYTLRSKEHAEKIEITPGPNVYSPEKSLHMLDSGPKITIAGKGSSPKIEDLPAPNAYSLDKSDKLLHESSPSYTFRYKTGVEKPNNTPAPNVYSLDKADKLLHESSPAYTFRPKVGVEKPNETPAPNFYDPRLLNDTPKFSISGKGHTDKPSDVPAPNAYDPHLPDNTLKFSLSGKGRSEKPSDTPGPSSYDPHLPTNSPRYTLSGKGHDGKISDVPGPNAYDPHLPNDGPKFTMTGRAHLTKTQETPGPCSYDPNILNGSPKFTLSGKGKADKIIDYPAPNAYDPSKYILNGVPKYSFGLKGHTEIPFNNPAPNAYSPEKADKVLHENSPTYSFRPKIVDGKLPDTPAPNFYNPEKANELIFEKRPVYTLTAKGKDAKQNTNPAPNLYNPEKADNMLSDSAPRYSFRIKTNPFKPDNVPAPNNYNPDKADKVLLKSSPQYTFRIKPETANIVATPAPNTYNIPNLQKTPLYTISGRHKEPIDERIKVPAPGAYNPEKGYKFVLTYSPQYTFGVKIQTVKYADTPAPNSYRIPSVLEAPVYTMSGRHKVPQDDRAKVPAPGTYSPEKVQINRTPQITFGIKHSPLLGQLKPIEPLRPVNRKISMIEEADKTRPNEYADLNGDDRINTNSRRADSIDSNIDVQNMRTHVTQVRTQNEGRSNTATPEPIQETLTQEIVWVPEKTERRGSYTIEKSDGNGFIERYENNEVIPVDNGAIRVSGSGEKGASSTEERSSEVIRKDGYVQNIDRRVNNSEAHENKQKATEEVRVGTDVQHLPNGGIAKTTTTTTIKKVGTAAKTANVSSTVTRTNTAINSRDIGVK, translated from the exons CGCCGAACGTTTACTCTATGCCACCTGTACTCGGAGAGGCGCGTGAGGGTAACAAGCGAGCCGCTCCTGCCTTCAGCATCACTGGCCGGGCTAAAACGATCGAGTCCAAGACGCCAATGCCTGGCCCAGGCACTTACACCACGGATAAAGCAGCTACTGTGATCACTAAACGGCCTCCAGCATACACCATGGCTCCGAGAAGGGAACTGAAGCCTCCCACGGCAACTGTGCCCGGACCGGGGGTTTATTGCCCGGAAAAA GCTGACGCTATTCTTCGTGAAAAGTCACCAAAATTCAGTCTTtcaagcaaaataaaaatagaaaaaattgaGCAAGTTCCTGCTCCTAATGCTTACAATCCCCAAAAAGCTGATGGACTATTAAGAGAAAAGTCACCAGCCTATTCTTTTAGAACGAAAAGTGAAATTGTGAAGGTACACGATGCACCTGCACCTAATGTCTATACTCCGGAAAAATCACTGCATGCTCTTAAAAATGGACCAAAGTATACTCTAGCTGGTAAAGGTTTGGCCGAGAAACATGAAGTGACACCTGCCCCTAACTCTTATAATCCACAAAAGGCTGATAAACTGTTACACGAGAGTTCACCATCCTATACGTTAAGATCGAAAGAGCATGCAGAAAAAATTGAGATAACACCAGGCCCTAATGTGTATTCTCCAGAGAAATCATTACATATGCTTGATAGCGGTCCCAAAATTACAATTGCCGGAAAAGGCTCATCACCTAAAATTGAGGATTTACCTGCACCGAATGCTTATTCTCTTGACAAGTCTGATAAACTCCTCCATGAATCGTCGCCATCTTACACGTTCAGATATAAAACTGGTGTTGAAAAACCGAACAATACACCAGCACCTAATGTTTATTCCCTTGATAAGGCTGATAAACTTCTCCATGAATCTTCGCCAGCTTACACATTTAGGCCCAAAGTTGGTGTTGAAAAACCAAACGAGACACCTGCGCCAAATTTTTATGATCCACGTTTATTAAATGACACGCCAAAATTTTCAATTTCGGGGAAGGGTCACACAGACAAACCATCTGATGTGCCAGCTCCTAATGCTTATGATCCACATTTACCTGATAATACTCTGAAATTTTCATTAAGTGGTAAAGGTCGCAGTGAAAAACCATCGGATACACCAGGTCCTAGTAGTTATGATCCTCATTTGCCAACTAATTCTCCCAGATATACGTTATCTGGCAAAGGACATGATGGAAAAATATCTGATGTCCCTGGACCAAACGCATATGATCCACATTTACCTAATGATGGTCCTAAATTTACAATGACAGGTAGAGCACATTTAACAAAAACACAAGAAACTCCCGGTCCATGTTCTTATGACCCTAATATATTAAACGGCTCTCCAAAGTTTACATTGTCAGGAAAGGGCAAAGCTGACAAAATAATTGATTATCCTGCACCCAATGCATATGATCCAAGCAAATACATTTTAAATGGAGTGCCTAAATATAGTTTTGGTCTGAAGGGACACACAGAAATACCTTTTAATAACCCTGCGCCTAACGCATATTCTCCTGAAAAGGCAGACAAAGTTTTACATGAGAATTCTCCAACTTACTCTTTTAGACCTAAAATAGTAGATGGCAAATTACCTGATACACCAGCTCCTAACTTTTACAATCCAGAAAAAGCGAACGAATTGATTTTCGAAAAAAGACCTGTCTATACTTTAACAGCTAAAGGAAAGGACGCAAAACAGAACACAAATCCAGCTCCTAACTTATACAACCCAGAAAAAGCTGATAACATGTTGTCAGATAGTGCTCCTCGATACTCTTTTAGAATAAAAACTAATCCATTCAAGCCCGATAATGTACCAGCCCCTAACAATTACAACCCCGATAAAGCTGACAAAGTACTGCTGAAAAGCTCACCACAATACACTTTTAGAATTAAACCGGAAACTGCTAATATTGTGGCTACTCCtg cACCAAATACTTACAATATACCAAATCTACAAAAAACACCATTGTATACCATTTCGGGTAGACACAAAGAACCGATCGATGAACGTATAAAAGTTCCTGCTCCAGGGGCGTATAATCCAGAAAAGGGATACAAATTTGTTTTAACATACTCCCCTCAATATACCTTCGGAGTTAAAATTCAAACTGTCAAATACGCCGATACACCAG CTCCAAACAGCTATCGCATCCCATCCGTCCTGGAAGCTCCTGTGTACACGATGTCTGGTCGTCATAAGGTCCCGCAGGACGACCGAGCGAAGGTACCCGCGCCTGGCACCTACTCGCCAGAAAAG GTGCAGATCAACAGAACTCCACAAATAACATTCGGAATAAAACATTCTCCATTATTAGGTCAGCTGAAGCCTATTGAGCCACTTCGTCCTGTTAATAGAAAAATATCTATGATCGAAGAGGCCGATAAAACTCGGCCAAATGAATATGCAGATCTAAATGGGGATGATAGAAttaacacaaattcacggcgaGCCGATTCGATCGATTCTAATATTGATGTTCAAAATATGCGCACACATGTAACTCAAGTTAGAACACAGAATGAAGGTAGGAGCAATACGGCTACACCTGAGCCAATACAAGAAACGCTCACTCAAGAAATCGTATGGGTGCCGGAAAAAACAGAGCGCCGCGGTTCATATACGATTGAAAAATCCGATGGGAATGGATTTATCGAACGATATGAAAATAACGAAGTAATTCCAGTCGATAATGGAGCTATTCGAGTCTCAGGTAGCGGGGAGAAAGGAGCTTCCTCGACTGAAGAGCGTAGTAGTGAAGTTATACGTAAGGATGGCTATGTCCAGAATATTGATAGAAGAGTAAACAATTCAGAGGCCCatgaaaacaaacaaaaagcGACTGAAGAAGTTCGTGTTGGAACTGATGTCCAGCACTTACCTAATGGTGGAATTGCTAAAACAACTACAACAACGACAATCAAAAAAGTTGGAACCGCTGCTAAAACTGCCAATGTGTCTTCAACAGTTACTCGCACAAACACTGCTATAAATTCACGCGACATTGGCGTAAAATAA
- the LOC123866082 gene encoding paternally-expressed gene 3 protein-like isoform X5, with the protein MPPVLGEAREGNKRAAPAFSITGRAKTIESKTPMPGPGTYTTDKAATVITKRPPAYTMAPRRELKPPTATVPGPGVYCPEKADAILREKSPKFSLSSKIKIEKIEQVPAPNAYNPQKADGLLREKSPAYSFRTKSEIVKVHDAPAPNVYTPEKSLHALKNGPKYTLAGKGLAEKHEVTPAPNSYNPQKADKLLHESSPSYTLRSKEHAEKIEITPGPNVYSPEKSLHMLDSGPKITIAGKGSSPKIEDLPAPNAYSLDKSDKLLHESSPSYTFRYKTGVEKPNNTPAPNVYSLDKADKLLHESSPAYTFRPKVGVEKPNETPAPNFYDPRLLNDTPKFSISGKGHTDKPSDVPAPNAYDPHLPDNTLKFSLSGKGRSEKPSDTPGPSSYDPHLPTNSPRYTLSGKGHDGKISDVPGPNAYDPHLPNDGPKFTMTGRAHLTKTQETPGPCSYDPNILNGSPKFTLSGKGKADKIIDYPAPNAYDPSKYILNGVPKYSFGLKGHTEIPFNNPAPNAYSPEKADKVLHENSPTYSFRPKIVDGKLPDTPAPNFYNPEKANELIFEKRPVYTLTAKGKDAKQNTNPAPNLYNPEKADNMLSDSAPRYSFRIKTNPFKPDNVPAPNNYNPDKADKVLLKSSPQYTFRIKPETANIVATPAPNTYNIPNLQKTPLYTISGRHKEPIDERIKVPAPGAYNPEKGYKFVLTYSPQYTFGVKIQTVKYADTPAPNSYRIPSVLEAPVYTMSGRHKVPQDDRAKVPAPGTYSPEKVQINRTPQITFGIKHSPLLGQLKPIEPLRPVNRKISMIEEADKTRPNEYADLNGDDRINTNSRRADSIDSNIDVQNMRTHVTQVRTQNEGRSNTATPEPIQETLTQEIVWVPEKTERRGSYTIEKSDGNGFIERYENNEVIPVDNGAIRVSGSGEKGASSTEERSSEVIRKDGYVQNIDRRVNNSEAHENKQKATEEVRVGTDVQHLPNGGIAKTTTTTTIKKVGTAAKTANVSSTVTRTNTAINSRDIGVK; encoded by the exons ATGCCACCTGTACTCGGAGAGGCGCGTGAGGGTAACAAGCGAGCCGCTCCTGCCTTCAGCATCACTGGCCGGGCTAAAACGATCGAGTCCAAGACGCCAATGCCTGGCCCAGGCACTTACACCACGGATAAAGCAGCTACTGTGATCACTAAACGGCCTCCAGCATACACCATGGCTCCGAGAAGGGAACTGAAGCCTCCCACGGCAACTGTGCCCGGACCGGGGGTTTATTGCCCGGAAAAA GCTGACGCTATTCTTCGTGAAAAGTCACCAAAATTCAGTCTTtcaagcaaaataaaaatagaaaaaattgaGCAAGTTCCTGCTCCTAATGCTTACAATCCCCAAAAAGCTGATGGACTATTAAGAGAAAAGTCACCAGCCTATTCTTTTAGAACGAAAAGTGAAATTGTGAAGGTACACGATGCACCTGCACCTAATGTCTATACTCCGGAAAAATCACTGCATGCTCTTAAAAATGGACCAAAGTATACTCTAGCTGGTAAAGGTTTGGCCGAGAAACATGAAGTGACACCTGCCCCTAACTCTTATAATCCACAAAAGGCTGATAAACTGTTACACGAGAGTTCACCATCCTATACGTTAAGATCGAAAGAGCATGCAGAAAAAATTGAGATAACACCAGGCCCTAATGTGTATTCTCCAGAGAAATCATTACATATGCTTGATAGCGGTCCCAAAATTACAATTGCCGGAAAAGGCTCATCACCTAAAATTGAGGATTTACCTGCACCGAATGCTTATTCTCTTGACAAGTCTGATAAACTCCTCCATGAATCGTCGCCATCTTACACGTTCAGATATAAAACTGGTGTTGAAAAACCGAACAATACACCAGCACCTAATGTTTATTCCCTTGATAAGGCTGATAAACTTCTCCATGAATCTTCGCCAGCTTACACATTTAGGCCCAAAGTTGGTGTTGAAAAACCAAACGAGACACCTGCGCCAAATTTTTATGATCCACGTTTATTAAATGACACGCCAAAATTTTCAATTTCGGGGAAGGGTCACACAGACAAACCATCTGATGTGCCAGCTCCTAATGCTTATGATCCACATTTACCTGATAATACTCTGAAATTTTCATTAAGTGGTAAAGGTCGCAGTGAAAAACCATCGGATACACCAGGTCCTAGTAGTTATGATCCTCATTTGCCAACTAATTCTCCCAGATATACGTTATCTGGCAAAGGACATGATGGAAAAATATCTGATGTCCCTGGACCAAACGCATATGATCCACATTTACCTAATGATGGTCCTAAATTTACAATGACAGGTAGAGCACATTTAACAAAAACACAAGAAACTCCCGGTCCATGTTCTTATGACCCTAATATATTAAACGGCTCTCCAAAGTTTACATTGTCAGGAAAGGGCAAAGCTGACAAAATAATTGATTATCCTGCACCCAATGCATATGATCCAAGCAAATACATTTTAAATGGAGTGCCTAAATATAGTTTTGGTCTGAAGGGACACACAGAAATACCTTTTAATAACCCTGCGCCTAACGCATATTCTCCTGAAAAGGCAGACAAAGTTTTACATGAGAATTCTCCAACTTACTCTTTTAGACCTAAAATAGTAGATGGCAAATTACCTGATACACCAGCTCCTAACTTTTACAATCCAGAAAAAGCGAACGAATTGATTTTCGAAAAAAGACCTGTCTATACTTTAACAGCTAAAGGAAAGGACGCAAAACAGAACACAAATCCAGCTCCTAACTTATACAACCCAGAAAAAGCTGATAACATGTTGTCAGATAGTGCTCCTCGATACTCTTTTAGAATAAAAACTAATCCATTCAAGCCCGATAATGTACCAGCCCCTAACAATTACAACCCCGATAAAGCTGACAAAGTACTGCTGAAAAGCTCACCACAATACACTTTTAGAATTAAACCGGAAACTGCTAATATTGTGGCTACTCCtg cACCAAATACTTACAATATACCAAATCTACAAAAAACACCATTGTATACCATTTCGGGTAGACACAAAGAACCGATCGATGAACGTATAAAAGTTCCTGCTCCAGGGGCGTATAATCCAGAAAAGGGATACAAATTTGTTTTAACATACTCCCCTCAATATACCTTCGGAGTTAAAATTCAAACTGTCAAATACGCCGATACACCAG CTCCAAACAGCTATCGCATCCCATCCGTCCTGGAAGCTCCTGTGTACACGATGTCTGGTCGTCATAAGGTCCCGCAGGACGACCGAGCGAAGGTACCCGCGCCTGGCACCTACTCGCCAGAAAAG GTGCAGATCAACAGAACTCCACAAATAACATTCGGAATAAAACATTCTCCATTATTAGGTCAGCTGAAGCCTATTGAGCCACTTCGTCCTGTTAATAGAAAAATATCTATGATCGAAGAGGCCGATAAAACTCGGCCAAATGAATATGCAGATCTAAATGGGGATGATAGAAttaacacaaattcacggcgaGCCGATTCGATCGATTCTAATATTGATGTTCAAAATATGCGCACACATGTAACTCAAGTTAGAACACAGAATGAAGGTAGGAGCAATACGGCTACACCTGAGCCAATACAAGAAACGCTCACTCAAGAAATCGTATGGGTGCCGGAAAAAACAGAGCGCCGCGGTTCATATACGATTGAAAAATCCGATGGGAATGGATTTATCGAACGATATGAAAATAACGAAGTAATTCCAGTCGATAATGGAGCTATTCGAGTCTCAGGTAGCGGGGAGAAAGGAGCTTCCTCGACTGAAGAGCGTAGTAGTGAAGTTATACGTAAGGATGGCTATGTCCAGAATATTGATAGAAGAGTAAACAATTCAGAGGCCCatgaaaacaaacaaaaagcGACTGAAGAAGTTCGTGTTGGAACTGATGTCCAGCACTTACCTAATGGTGGAATTGCTAAAACAACTACAACAACGACAATCAAAAAAGTTGGAACCGCTGCTAAAACTGCCAATGTGTCTTCAACAGTTACTCGCACAAACACTGCTATAAATTCACGCGACATTGGCGTAAAATAA